The Neurospora crassa OR74A linkage group IV, whole genome shotgun sequence genome has a segment encoding these proteins:
- a CDS encoding cation efflux system protein czcD, with the protein MLIMGCVGFTLNIITITFLHEPHDHISHGHSLGHSHEHDNEVAFNFGTCCRADRDTESVSCAEQKPFYHHFQHRHSSLPDIQQPRRRDLGMLAALIHAMGDAINNLGVIVAALLIWLLKSEARFYADPGVGVGIAIMIILSSVPLIKNSGEILLESAPKGVRTDDIKHDIEKVPGVDSIHELHVWRLDQNKAIASVHVVLTEDGIVNFMDKARTIGECLHAYGIHSATVQPELSPGYEEYELVPASKASATLATALPDGGDGLVDENESITTTPCGTTSAASSITTTSVSLAKGRQASTATTCHLVCGRGSCAGLACCQPVALDAQ; encoded by the exons ATGCTGATTATGGGATGTGTGGGATTCACACTCAACATTATCACAATCACATTTCTGCATG AGCCACATGACCATATTAGTCACGGGCATTCTCTAGGGCATTCGCATGAACATGACAATGAAGTAGCTTTTAACTTCGGTACATGTTGTCGGGCGGATAGAGATACAGAGTCTGTAAG TTGTGCTGAACAAAAGCCTTTCTACCATCACTTTCAGCATCGGCATTCCTCTCTTCCTGATATCCAGCAGCCTCGACGCCGCGATCTGGGCATGCTCGCCGCGCTCATTCACGCCATGGGCGATGCGATCAACAATCTCGGGGTCATCGTGGCCGCACTCCTGATCTGGCTACTCAAGTCCGAGGCTCGCTTTTATGCTGATCCCGGTGTTGGTGTGGGTATTGCTATCATGATCATACTGTCGTCTGTGCCCCTGATCAAGAACAGCGGCGAAATTCTTCTCGAAAGTGCTCCGAAGGGAGTAAGAACCGATGATATCAAGCACGACATTGAGAAG GTTCCAGGAGTCGATTCGATCCACGAGCTGCACGTCTGGAGGCTCGATCAGAACAAGGCCATCGCCTCTGTCCACGTCGTTCTCACAGAAGATGGTATCGTGAATTTTATGGACAAAGCGAGGACCATCGGTGAGTGTCTTCACGCCTACGGGATCCATTCGGCCACTGTCCAACCGGAACTTTCGCCCGGATACGAAGAATACGAGCTTGTTCCGGCCAGTAAGGCATCCGCAACGCTAGCTACAGCCTTACCGGATGGAGGCGACGGTCTTGTGGACGAGAATGAGTCAATTACGACAACGCCTTGCGGCACTACAAGCGCAGCTTCGtcaatcaccaccaccagtgtCTCGCTGGCAAAGGGAAGACAGGCCAGCACGGCGACAACTTGTCATCTGGTGTGCGGAAGAGGATCCTGTGCTGGGCTTGCGTGTTGTCAGCCCGTTGCCCTTGATGCGCAGTGA
- the clr-1 gene encoding C6 finger domain-containing protein, variant has protein sequence MSPSSNSDSPASVVGSMTMAAQAAPNVVRQYPLPNRDFTIEIPSPQVAPTTNGVNTVKSPSTLKSSRAPNFSREGILGSAQKARNLSQSSENRPDHVNVSNGFHKAPSEESTNPLKRRNTDAGVDYPRRRATIACEVCRSRKSRCDGTKPKCKLCTELGAECIYREPGIKLDAGDKLILERLNRIESLLQLNMGLTGHTHGLGLSHNSPGMSNGTGLSGDNLMMQNPDAAGFVSVIPSGGLGTWSATATNSLSTMPKVHTNAALHLLQWPMIRDLVSRPYDPQILLQLEMAREPLHSLTKTPCVDLSNTSAYIEAYFDRVNVWYACVNPYTWRSHYRIALSNGFREGPESCIVLLVLALGQASLRGSISRIVPHEDPPGLQYFTAAWALLPGMMTSNSVLAAQCHLLAAAYLFYLVRPLEAWNLLCTTSTKLQLLLMTPNRVPVDQRELSERIYWNALLFESDLLAELDLPHSGVVAFEENVGLPCGFEGDEQEAVGRDDLWYFLAEIALRRLLNRVSQLIYSKDSLASTTSLEPIVTELDFQLTQWYESLPLPLQFPFTRTMLPDPVQTVLRLRFFACRTIIYRPYILAVLDNEQAILDPSVRDACTKCLEASIRQLEHISAHHAGHMPYLWQGALSIVSQTLLIMGATMSPSLNSILVSLVSHRDVIDQIINDVVMEIERYSVLSPSLSLSAEIIKEAEVRRRTFLSG, from the exons ATGTCGCCGTCTTCCAACAGCGACTCTCCCGCCTCGGTAGTGGGCAGCATGACCATGGCCGCGCAGGCTGCTCCCAACGTTGTAAGGCAATATCCTCTGCCGAATCGAGACTTCACAATCGAAATTCCCTCGCCCCAAGTTGCACCCACTACCAATGGGGTCAACACCGTCAAGTCACCCTCCACTCTCAAGTCGTCCCGTGCTCCCAACTTCAGCCGCGAAGGTATTCTTGGATCGGCCCAGAAAGCCCGAAATCTCTCGCAGTCGTCTGAAAACCGGCCTGACCATGTCAATGTCTCTAATGGCTTTCACAAGGCTCCTAGTGAGGAGAGCACCAATCCGctgaaaagaagaaatacgGATGCTGGCGTCGACTACCCTAGAAGAAGGGCAACCATTGCG TGCGAGGTATGCCGCTCGAGGAAGTCGCGGTGTGACGGCACAAAACCAAAATGCAAGCTGTGCACAGAGTTGGGTGCCGAGTGCATATATCGCGAGCCTGGTATCAAGCTGGATGCCGGCGACAAGCTCATCCTCGAACGCCTCAACAGGATAGAAAGTCTGCTGCAATTAAACATGGGCCTAACCGGTCATACCCATGGCCTAGGATTATCCCATAACTCCCCGGGGATGAGCAACGGGACAGGGTTGAGTGGTGACAACCTGATGATGCAAAATCCCGACGCCGCCGGCTTTGTCTCGGTGATCCCCAGCGGAGGCTTGGGCACATGGTCCGCTACCGCTACCAACAGCTTGTCAACAATGCCCAAGGTCCACACCAATGCCGCCCTTCATTTGTTGCAATGGCCCATGATTCGGGATCTCGTCTCACGACCTTACGACCCACAAATTCTCCTCCAACTCGAAATGGCCAGGGAGCCACTCCACTCGCTCACAAAGACCCCTTGTGTGGACCTCTCCAACACTTCCGCCTACATCGAAGCCTATTTCGATCGTGTCAACGTTTGGTACGCCTGTGTCAACCCTTATACATGGAGGAGCCACTATCGTATCGCCCTCTCGAACGGTTTCAGGGAAGGACCAGAAAGTTGTATTGTGCTTCTCGTCTTGGCTCTCGGTCAGGCAAGTTTACGGGGGAGCATATCCAGGATCGTGCCACATGAGGATCCCCCGGGCCTCCAATATTTCACGGCCGCATGGGCCTTGCTACCGGGCATGATGACCTCCAACAGCGTTCTCGCCGCTCAATGCCACCTTTTAGCTGCCGCTTACCTATTCTACCTCGTCCGACCCCTGGAAGCATGGAACCTTCTCTGCACAACAAGTACCAAGTTGCAGCTCCTCCTTATGACGCCGAACCGAGTGCCTGTCGACCAAAGGGAACTGAGTGAAAGGATCTACTGGAATGCTCTGCTGTTCGAGAGCGACCTCCTCGCCGAGCTGGACCTTCCGCATTCTGGTGTTGTTGCATTTGAAGAAAATGTTGGTCTGCCATGTGGCTTCGAGGGGGATGAGCAAGAGGCAGTTGGTCGCGATGATTTGTGGTATTTCCTCGCCGAAATAGCACTTCGGCGACTACTCAACCGCGTCAGCCAGCTCATTTACTCCAAGGACTCCTTGGCCTCTACAACGAGTCTCGAACCCATCGTGACCGAGTTGGATTTCCAACTAACGCAGTGGTACGAgagtctacctctaccgctGCAATTTCCGTTTACTCGGACAATGCTCCCAGATCCTGTCCAGACGGTGTTGCGGTTGCGCTTCTTTGCTTGCCGGACCATTATTTACCGGCCATACATTCTCGCGGTCCTCGACAATGAACAGGCAATACTGGACCCCTCAGTGCGTGACGCGTGCACAAAGTGTCTGGAGGCTTCAATCAGACAATTGGAGCATATCAGTGCACA TCACGCCGGACACATGCCGTACCTTTGGCAAGGGGCACTCTCGATTGTATCGCAGACACTTCTGATTATGGGTGCCACTATGTCACCGTCACTAAACAGTATTCTGGTGAGCTTGGTCTCACACCGCGACGTTATCGACCAGATCATCAACGATGTCGTCATGGAGATCGAGCGTTATTCCGTACTCTCACCCAGTCTGAGCCTCTCGGCGGAGATTATCAAGGAAGCGGAGGTTAGGCGACGAACGTTCCTGAGTGGTTGA